From the Homo sapiens chromosome 1, GRCh38.p14 Primary Assembly genome, one window contains:
- the ZNF692 gene encoding zinc finger protein 692 isoform X9, translating to MCECPGLRVAGHLSPDLPLLLLAGTLLQAVSSVQVGRGWQGVRARGKRDHRVTQKHPPFKGSPDRECSLVPGLRGPGGQDGGLVWECSAGHTFSWGPSLSPTPSEAPKPASLPHTTRRSWCSEATSGQELADLESEHDERTQEARLPRRVGPPPETFPPPGEEEGEEEEDNDEDEEEMLSDASLWTYSSSPDDSEPDAPRLLPSPVTCTPKEGETPPAPAALSSPLAVPALSASSLSSRAPPPAEVRVQPQLSRTPQAAQQTEALASTGSQAQSAPTPAWDEDTAQIGPKRIRKAAKRELMPCDFPGCGRIFSNRQYLNHHKKYQHIHQKSFSCPEPACGKSFNFKKHLKEHMKLHSDTRDYICEFCARSFRTSSNLVIHRRIHTGEKPLQCEICGFTCRQKASLNWHQRKHAETVAALRFPCEFCGKRFEKPDSVAAHRSKSHPALLLAPQESPSGPLEPCPSISAPGPLGSSEGSRPSASPQAPTLLPQQ from the exons ATGTGTGAGTGCCCAGGGCTGAGGGTGGCTGGCCACCTGAGTCCTGACCTGCCTCTTCTCCTGCTGGCAGGTACACTTCTTCAGGCTGTGTCCTCTGTGCAGGTAGGTAGGGGATGGCAGGGGGTGAGAGCCAGAGGGAAGAGGGACCACAGGGTGACCCAGAAACACCCTCCTTTCAAAGGGAGCCCTGA CCGAGAGTGCAGCCTGGTGCCCGGGCTTCGGGGGCCTGGCGGCCAAGATGGGGGGCTTGTGTGGGAGTGCTCAGCAGGCCATACCTTCTCCTGGGGACCCTCTTTGAGCCCTACACCTTCAGAGGCACCCAAGCCAGCCTCCCTTCCACATACTACTCGGAGAAGTTGGTGTTCCGAGGCCACGAGTGGGCAGGAGCTTGCAG ATTTGGAATCTGAGCATGATGAGAGGACTCAAGAGGCCAGGTTGCCCAG GAGGGTGGGACCCCCACCAGAGACCTTCCCACCTCCAGGAGAGGAAGAGGGTGAGGAAGAAGAGGAcaatgatgaggatgaagaggagATGCTCAGTGATGCCAGCTTATGGACCTACAGCTCCTCCCCAGATGA TAGTGAGCCTGATGCCCCCAGACTACTGCCTTCCCCTGTCACCTGCACACCTAAAGAGGGGGAGACACCACCAGCCCCTGCAGCACTCTCCAGTCCTCTTGCTGTGCCGGCCTTGTCAGCATCCTCATTGAGTTCCAGAGCTCCTCCACCTGCAGAAGTCAGGGTGCAGCCACAGCTCAGCAGGACCCCTCAAGCGGCCCAGCAGACTGAGGCCCTGGCCAG CACTGGGAGTCAGGCCCAGTCTGCTCCAACCCCGGCCTGGGATGAGGACACTGCACAAATTGGCCCCAAGAGAATTAG GAAAGCTGCCAAAAGAGAGCTGATGCCTTGTGACTTCCCTGGCTGTGGAAGGATCTTCTCCAACCGGCAGTATTTGAAT CACCACAAAAAGTACCAGCACATCCACCAGAAGTCTTTCTCCTGCCCAGAGCCAGCCTGTGGGAAGTCTTTCAACTTTAAGAAACACCTGAAGGAGCACATGAAGCTGCACAGTG ACACCCGGGACTACATCTGTGAGTTCTGCGCCCGGTCTTTCCGCACTAGCAGCAACCTTGTCATCCACAGACGTATccacactggagaaaaacccCTGCA GTGTGAGATATGCGGGTTTACCTGCCGCCAGAAGGCTTCCCTGAACTGGCACCAGCGCAAGCATGCAGAGACGGTGGCTGCCTTGCGCTTCCCCTGTGAATTCTGCGGCAAGCGCTTTGAGAAGCCAGACAGTGTTGCAGCCCACCGTAGCAAAAGTCACCCAGCCCTGCTTCTAGCCCCTCAAGAGTCACCCAGTGGTCCCCTAGAGCCCTGTCCCAGCATCTCTGCCCCTGGGCCTCTGGGATCCAGCGAGGGGTCCAGGCCCTCTGCATCTCCTCAGGCTCCAACCCTGCTTCCTCAGCAATGA
- the ZNF692 gene encoding zinc finger protein 692 isoform X6, translated as MASSPAVDVSCRRREKRRQLDARRSKCRIRLGGHMEQWCLLKERLGFSLHSQLAKFLLDRYTSSGCVLCAGPEPLPPKGLQYLVLLSHAHSRECSLVPGLRGPGGQDGGLVWECSAGHTFSWGPSLSPTPSEAPKPASLPHTTRRSWCSEATSGQELADLESEHDERTQEARLPRRVGPPPETFPPPGEEEGEEEEDNDEDEEEMLSDASLWTYSSSPDDSEPDAPRLLPSPVTCTPKEGETPPAPAALSSPLAVPALSASSLSSRAPPPAEVRVQPQLSRTPQAAQQTEALARKAAKRELMPCDFPGCGRIFSNRQYLNHHKKYQHIHQKSFSCPEPACGKSFNFKKHLKEHMKLHSDTRDYICEFCARSFRTSSNLVIHRRIHTGEKPLQCEICGFTCRQKASLNWHQRKHAETVAALRFPCEFCGKRFEKPDSVAAHRSKSHPALLLAPQESPSGPLEPCPSISAPGPLGSSEGSRPSASPQAPTLLPQQ; from the exons ATGGCTTCCTCCCCGGCGGTGGACGTGTCCTGCAGGCGGCGGGAGAAGCGGCGGCAGCTGGACGCGCGCCGCAGCAAGTGCCGCATCCGCCTGGGCGGCCACATGGAGCAGTGGTGCCTCCTCAAGGAGCGGCTGGGCTTCTCCCTGCACTCGCAGCTCGCCAAGTTCCTGTTGGACCG GTACACTTCTTCAGGCTGTGTCCTCTGTGCAG gTCCTGAGCCTTTGCCTCCAAAAGGTCTGCAGTATCTGGTGCTCTTGTCTCATGCCCACAGCCGAGAGTGCAGCCTGGTGCCCGGGCTTCGGGGGCCTGGCGGCCAAGATGGGGGGCTTGTGTGGGAGTGCTCAGCAGGCCATACCTTCTCCTGGGGACCCTCTTTGAGCCCTACACCTTCAGAGGCACCCAAGCCAGCCTCCCTTCCACATACTACTCGGAGAAGTTGGTGTTCCGAGGCCACGAGTGGGCAGGAGCTTGCAG ATTTGGAATCTGAGCATGATGAGAGGACTCAAGAGGCCAGGTTGCCCAG GAGGGTGGGACCCCCACCAGAGACCTTCCCACCTCCAGGAGAGGAAGAGGGTGAGGAAGAAGAGGAcaatgatgaggatgaagaggagATGCTCAGTGATGCCAGCTTATGGACCTACAGCTCCTCCCCAGATGA TAGTGAGCCTGATGCCCCCAGACTACTGCCTTCCCCTGTCACCTGCACACCTAAAGAGGGGGAGACACCACCAGCCCCTGCAGCACTCTCCAGTCCTCTTGCTGTGCCGGCCTTGTCAGCATCCTCATTGAGTTCCAGAGCTCCTCCACCTGCAGAAGTCAGGGTGCAGCCACAGCTCAGCAGGACCCCTCAAGCGGCCCAGCAGACTGAGGCCCTGGCCAG GAAAGCTGCCAAAAGAGAGCTGATGCCTTGTGACTTCCCTGGCTGTGGAAGGATCTTCTCCAACCGGCAGTATTTGAAT CACCACAAAAAGTACCAGCACATCCACCAGAAGTCTTTCTCCTGCCCAGAGCCAGCCTGTGGGAAGTCTTTCAACTTTAAGAAACACCTGAAGGAGCACATGAAGCTGCACAGTG ACACCCGGGACTACATCTGTGAGTTCTGCGCCCGGTCTTTCCGCACTAGCAGCAACCTTGTCATCCACAGACGTATccacactggagaaaaacccCTGCA GTGTGAGATATGCGGGTTTACCTGCCGCCAGAAGGCTTCCCTGAACTGGCACCAGCGCAAGCATGCAGAGACGGTGGCTGCCTTGCGCTTCCCCTGTGAATTCTGCGGCAAGCGCTTTGAGAAGCCAGACAGTGTTGCAGCCCACCGTAGCAAAAGTCACCCAGCCCTGCTTCTAGCCCCTCAAGAGTCACCCAGTGGTCCCCTAGAGCCCTGTCCCAGCATCTCTGCCCCTGGGCCTCTGGGATCCAGCGAGGGGTCCAGGCCCTCTGCATCTCCTCAGGCTCCAACCCTGCTTCCTCAGCAATGA
- the ZNF692 gene encoding zinc finger protein 692 isoform 4 (isoform 4 is encoded by transcript variant 4), translating to MASSPAVDVSCRRREKRRQLDARRSKCRIRLGGHMEQWCLLKERLGFSLHSQLAKFLLDRYTSSGCVLCAGPEPLPPKGLQYLVLLSHAHSRECSLVPGLRGPGGQDGGLVWECSAGHTFSWGPSLSPTPSEAPKPASLPHTTRRSWCSEATSGQELADLESEHDERTQEARLPRRVGPPPETFPPPGEEEGEEEEDNDEDEEEMLSDASLWTYSSSPDDEPDAPRLLPSPVTCTPKEGETPPAPAALSSPLAVPALSASSLSSRAPPPAEVRVQPQLSRTPQAAQQTEALASTGSQAQSAPTPAWDEDTAQIGPKRIRKAAKRELMPCDFPGCGRIFSNRQYLNHHKKYQHIHQKSFSCPEPACGKSFNFKKHLKEHMKLHSDTRDYICEFCARSFRTSSNLVIHRRIHTGEKPLQCEICGFTCRQKASLNWHQRKHAETVAALRFPCEFCGKRFEKPDSVAAHRSKSHPALLLAPQESPSGPLEPCPSISAPGPLGSSEGSRPSASPQAPTLLPQQ from the exons ATGGCTTCCTCCCCGGCGGTGGACGTGTCCTGCAGGCGGCGGGAGAAGCGGCGGCAGCTGGACGCGCGCCGCAGCAAGTGCCGCATCCGCCTGGGCGGCCACATGGAGCAGTGGTGCCTCCTCAAGGAGCGGCTGGGCTTCTCCCTGCACTCGCAGCTCGCCAAGTTCCTGTTGGACCG GTACACTTCTTCAGGCTGTGTCCTCTGTGCAG gTCCTGAGCCTTTGCCTCCAAAAGGTCTGCAGTATCTGGTGCTCTTGTCTCATGCCCACAGCCGAGAGTGCAGCCTGGTGCCCGGGCTTCGGGGGCCTGGCGGCCAAGATGGGGGGCTTGTGTGGGAGTGCTCAGCAGGCCATACCTTCTCCTGGGGACCCTCTTTGAGCCCTACACCTTCAGAGGCACCCAAGCCAGCCTCCCTTCCACATACTACTCGGAGAAGTTGGTGTTCCGAGGCCACGAGTGGGCAGGAGCTTGCAG ATTTGGAATCTGAGCATGATGAGAGGACTCAAGAGGCCAGGTTGCCCAG GAGGGTGGGACCCCCACCAGAGACCTTCCCACCTCCAGGAGAGGAAGAGGGTGAGGAAGAAGAGGAcaatgatgaggatgaagaggagATGCTCAGTGATGCCAGCTTATGGACCTACAGCTCCTCCCCAGATGA TGAGCCTGATGCCCCCAGACTACTGCCTTCCCCTGTCACCTGCACACCTAAAGAGGGGGAGACACCACCAGCCCCTGCAGCACTCTCCAGTCCTCTTGCTGTGCCGGCCTTGTCAGCATCCTCATTGAGTTCCAGAGCTCCTCCACCTGCAGAAGTCAGGGTGCAGCCACAGCTCAGCAGGACCCCTCAAGCGGCCCAGCAGACTGAGGCCCTGGCCAG CACTGGGAGTCAGGCCCAGTCTGCTCCAACCCCGGCCTGGGATGAGGACACTGCACAAATTGGCCCCAAGAGAATTAG GAAAGCTGCCAAAAGAGAGCTGATGCCTTGTGACTTCCCTGGCTGTGGAAGGATCTTCTCCAACCGGCAGTATTTGAAT CACCACAAAAAGTACCAGCACATCCACCAGAAGTCTTTCTCCTGCCCAGAGCCAGCCTGTGGGAAGTCTTTCAACTTTAAGAAACACCTGAAGGAGCACATGAAGCTGCACAGTG ACACCCGGGACTACATCTGTGAGTTCTGCGCCCGGTCTTTCCGCACTAGCAGCAACCTTGTCATCCACAGACGTATccacactggagaaaaacccCTGCA GTGTGAGATATGCGGGTTTACCTGCCGCCAGAAGGCTTCCCTGAACTGGCACCAGCGCAAGCATGCAGAGACGGTGGCTGCCTTGCGCTTCCCCTGTGAATTCTGCGGCAAGCGCTTTGAGAAGCCAGACAGTGTTGCAGCCCACCGTAGCAAAAGTCACCCAGCCCTGCTTCTAGCCCCTCAAGAGTCACCCAGTGGTCCCCTAGAGCCCTGTCCCAGCATCTCTGCCCCTGGGCCTCTGGGATCCAGCGAGGGGTCCAGGCCCTCTGCATCTCCTCAGGCTCCAACCCTGCTTCCTCAGCAATGA
- the ZNF692 gene encoding zinc finger protein 692 isoform X3: MASSPAVDVSCRRREKRRQLDARRSKCRIRLGGHMEQWCLLKERLGFSLHSQLAKFLLDRYTSSGCVLCAGPEPLPPKGLQYLVLLSHAHSRECSLVPGLRGPGGQDGGLVWECSAGHTFSWGPSLSPTPSEAPKPASLPHTTRRSWCSEATSGQELADLESEHDERTQEARLPRRVGPPPETFPPPGEEEGEEEEDNDEDEEEMLSDASLWTYSSSPDDSEPDAPRLLPSPVTCTPKEGETPPAPAALSSPLAVPALSASSLSSRAPPPAEVRVQPQLSRTPQAAQQTEALASTGSQAQSAPTPAWDEDTAQIGPKRIRKAAKRELMPCDFPGCGRIFSNRQYLNHHKKYQHIHQKSFSCPEPACGKSFNFKKHLKEHMKLHSDTRDYICEFCARSFRTSSNLVIHRRIHTGEKPLQCEICGFTCRQKASLNWHQRKHAETVAALRFPCEFCGKRFEKPDSVAAHRSKSHPALLLAPQESPSGPLEPCPSISAPGPLGSSEGSRPSASPQAPTLLPQQ, from the exons ATGGCTTCCTCCCCGGCGGTGGACGTGTCCTGCAGGCGGCGGGAGAAGCGGCGGCAGCTGGACGCGCGCCGCAGCAAGTGCCGCATCCGCCTGGGCGGCCACATGGAGCAGTGGTGCCTCCTCAAGGAGCGGCTGGGCTTCTCCCTGCACTCGCAGCTCGCCAAGTTCCTGTTGGACCG GTACACTTCTTCAGGCTGTGTCCTCTGTGCAG gTCCTGAGCCTTTGCCTCCAAAAGGTCTGCAGTATCTGGTGCTCTTGTCTCATGCCCACAGCCGAGAGTGCAGCCTGGTGCCCGGGCTTCGGGGGCCTGGCGGCCAAGATGGGGGGCTTGTGTGGGAGTGCTCAGCAGGCCATACCTTCTCCTGGGGACCCTCTTTGAGCCCTACACCTTCAGAGGCACCCAAGCCAGCCTCCCTTCCACATACTACTCGGAGAAGTTGGTGTTCCGAGGCCACGAGTGGGCAGGAGCTTGCAG ATTTGGAATCTGAGCATGATGAGAGGACTCAAGAGGCCAGGTTGCCCAG GAGGGTGGGACCCCCACCAGAGACCTTCCCACCTCCAGGAGAGGAAGAGGGTGAGGAAGAAGAGGAcaatgatgaggatgaagaggagATGCTCAGTGATGCCAGCTTATGGACCTACAGCTCCTCCCCAGATGA TAGTGAGCCTGATGCCCCCAGACTACTGCCTTCCCCTGTCACCTGCACACCTAAAGAGGGGGAGACACCACCAGCCCCTGCAGCACTCTCCAGTCCTCTTGCTGTGCCGGCCTTGTCAGCATCCTCATTGAGTTCCAGAGCTCCTCCACCTGCAGAAGTCAGGGTGCAGCCACAGCTCAGCAGGACCCCTCAAGCGGCCCAGCAGACTGAGGCCCTGGCCAG CACTGGGAGTCAGGCCCAGTCTGCTCCAACCCCGGCCTGGGATGAGGACACTGCACAAATTGGCCCCAAGAGAATTAG GAAAGCTGCCAAAAGAGAGCTGATGCCTTGTGACTTCCCTGGCTGTGGAAGGATCTTCTCCAACCGGCAGTATTTGAAT CACCACAAAAAGTACCAGCACATCCACCAGAAGTCTTTCTCCTGCCCAGAGCCAGCCTGTGGGAAGTCTTTCAACTTTAAGAAACACCTGAAGGAGCACATGAAGCTGCACAGTG ACACCCGGGACTACATCTGTGAGTTCTGCGCCCGGTCTTTCCGCACTAGCAGCAACCTTGTCATCCACAGACGTATccacactggagaaaaacccCTGCA GTGTGAGATATGCGGGTTTACCTGCCGCCAGAAGGCTTCCCTGAACTGGCACCAGCGCAAGCATGCAGAGACGGTGGCTGCCTTGCGCTTCCCCTGTGAATTCTGCGGCAAGCGCTTTGAGAAGCCAGACAGTGTTGCAGCCCACCGTAGCAAAAGTCACCCAGCCCTGCTTCTAGCCCCTCAAGAGTCACCCAGTGGTCCCCTAGAGCCCTGTCCCAGCATCTCTGCCCCTGGGCCTCTGGGATCCAGCGAGGGGTCCAGGCCCTCTGCATCTCCTCAGGCTCCAACCCTGCTTCCTCAGCAATGA
- the ZNF692 gene encoding zinc finger protein 692 isoform X5 gives MLSDASLWTYSSSPDDSEPDAPRLLPSPVTCTPKEGETPPAPAALSSPLAVPALSASSLSSRAPPPAEVRVQPQLSRTPQAAQQTEALARKAAKRELMPCDFPGCGRIFSNRQYLNHHKKYQHIHQKSFSCPEPACGKSFNFKKHLKEHMKLHSDTRDYICEFCARSFRTSSNLVIHRRIHTGEKPLQCEICGFTCRQKASLNWHQRKHAETVAALRFPCEFCGKRFEKPDSVAAHRSKSHPALLLAPQESPSGPLEPCPSISAPGPLGSSEGSRPSASPQAPTLLPQQ, from the exons ATGCTCAGTGATGCCAGCTTATGGACCTACAGCTCCTCCCCAGATGA TAGTGAGCCTGATGCCCCCAGACTACTGCCTTCCCCTGTCACCTGCACACCTAAAGAGGGGGAGACACCACCAGCCCCTGCAGCACTCTCCAGTCCTCTTGCTGTGCCGGCCTTGTCAGCATCCTCATTGAGTTCCAGAGCTCCTCCACCTGCAGAAGTCAGGGTGCAGCCACAGCTCAGCAGGACCCCTCAAGCGGCCCAGCAGACTGAGGCCCTGGCCAG GAAAGCTGCCAAAAGAGAGCTGATGCCTTGTGACTTCCCTGGCTGTGGAAGGATCTTCTCCAACCGGCAGTATTTGAAT CACCACAAAAAGTACCAGCACATCCACCAGAAGTCTTTCTCCTGCCCAGAGCCAGCCTGTGGGAAGTCTTTCAACTTTAAGAAACACCTGAAGGAGCACATGAAGCTGCACAGTG ACACCCGGGACTACATCTGTGAGTTCTGCGCCCGGTCTTTCCGCACTAGCAGCAACCTTGTCATCCACAGACGTATccacactggagaaaaacccCTGCA GTGTGAGATATGCGGGTTTACCTGCCGCCAGAAGGCTTCCCTGAACTGGCACCAGCGCAAGCATGCAGAGACGGTGGCTGCCTTGCGCTTCCCCTGTGAATTCTGCGGCAAGCGCTTTGAGAAGCCAGACAGTGTTGCAGCCCACCGTAGCAAAAGTCACCCAGCCCTGCTTCTAGCCCCTCAAGAGTCACCCAGTGGTCCCCTAGAGCCCTGTCCCAGCATCTCTGCCCCTGGGCCTCTGGGATCCAGCGAGGGGTCCAGGCCCTCTGCATCTCCTCAGGCTCCAACCCTGCTTCCTCAGCAATGA
- the ZNF692 gene encoding zinc finger protein 692 isoform X1, giving the protein MLSDASLWTYSSSPDDSEPDAPRLLPSPVTCTPKEGETPPAPAALSSPLAVPALSASSLSSRAPPPAEVRVQPQLSRTPQAAQQTEALASTGSQAQSAPTPAWDEDTAQIGPKRIRKAAKRELMPCDFPGCGRIFSNRQYLNHHKKYQHIHQKSFSCPEPACGKSFNFKKHLKEHMKLHSDTRDYICEFCARSFRTSSNLVIHRRIHTGEKPLQCEICGFTCRQKASLNWHQRKHAETVAALRFPCEFCGKRFEKPDSVAAHRSKSHPALLLAPQESPSGPLEPCPSISAPGPLGSSEGSRPSASPQAPTLLPQQ; this is encoded by the exons ATGCTCAGTGATGCCAGCTTATGGACCTACAGCTCCTCCCCAGATGA TAGTGAGCCTGATGCCCCCAGACTACTGCCTTCCCCTGTCACCTGCACACCTAAAGAGGGGGAGACACCACCAGCCCCTGCAGCACTCTCCAGTCCTCTTGCTGTGCCGGCCTTGTCAGCATCCTCATTGAGTTCCAGAGCTCCTCCACCTGCAGAAGTCAGGGTGCAGCCACAGCTCAGCAGGACCCCTCAAGCGGCCCAGCAGACTGAGGCCCTGGCCAG CACTGGGAGTCAGGCCCAGTCTGCTCCAACCCCGGCCTGGGATGAGGACACTGCACAAATTGGCCCCAAGAGAATTAG GAAAGCTGCCAAAAGAGAGCTGATGCCTTGTGACTTCCCTGGCTGTGGAAGGATCTTCTCCAACCGGCAGTATTTGAAT CACCACAAAAAGTACCAGCACATCCACCAGAAGTCTTTCTCCTGCCCAGAGCCAGCCTGTGGGAAGTCTTTCAACTTTAAGAAACACCTGAAGGAGCACATGAAGCTGCACAGTG ACACCCGGGACTACATCTGTGAGTTCTGCGCCCGGTCTTTCCGCACTAGCAGCAACCTTGTCATCCACAGACGTATccacactggagaaaaacccCTGCA GTGTGAGATATGCGGGTTTACCTGCCGCCAGAAGGCTTCCCTGAACTGGCACCAGCGCAAGCATGCAGAGACGGTGGCTGCCTTGCGCTTCCCCTGTGAATTCTGCGGCAAGCGCTTTGAGAAGCCAGACAGTGTTGCAGCCCACCGTAGCAAAAGTCACCCAGCCCTGCTTCTAGCCCCTCAAGAGTCACCCAGTGGTCCCCTAGAGCCCTGTCCCAGCATCTCTGCCCCTGGGCCTCTGGGATCCAGCGAGGGGTCCAGGCCCTCTGCATCTCCTCAGGCTCCAACCCTGCTTCCTCAGCAATGA
- the ZNF692 gene encoding zinc finger protein 692 isoform X2, with translation MLSDASLWTYSSSPDDEPDAPRLLPSPVTCTPKEGETPPAPAALSSPLAVPALSASSLSSRAPPPAEVRVQPQLSRTPQAAQQTEALASTGSQAQSAPTPAWDEDTAQIGPKRIRKAAKRELMPCDFPGCGRIFSNRQYLNHHKKYQHIHQKSFSCPEPACGKSFNFKKHLKEHMKLHSDTRDYICEFCARSFRTSSNLVIHRRIHTGEKPLQCEICGFTCRQKASLNWHQRKHAETVAALRFPCEFCGKRFEKPDSVAAHRSKSHPALLLAPQESPSGPLEPCPSISAPGPLGSSEGSRPSASPQAPTLLPQQ, from the exons ATGCTCAGTGATGCCAGCTTATGGACCTACAGCTCCTCCCCAGATGA TGAGCCTGATGCCCCCAGACTACTGCCTTCCCCTGTCACCTGCACACCTAAAGAGGGGGAGACACCACCAGCCCCTGCAGCACTCTCCAGTCCTCTTGCTGTGCCGGCCTTGTCAGCATCCTCATTGAGTTCCAGAGCTCCTCCACCTGCAGAAGTCAGGGTGCAGCCACAGCTCAGCAGGACCCCTCAAGCGGCCCAGCAGACTGAGGCCCTGGCCAG CACTGGGAGTCAGGCCCAGTCTGCTCCAACCCCGGCCTGGGATGAGGACACTGCACAAATTGGCCCCAAGAGAATTAG GAAAGCTGCCAAAAGAGAGCTGATGCCTTGTGACTTCCCTGGCTGTGGAAGGATCTTCTCCAACCGGCAGTATTTGAAT CACCACAAAAAGTACCAGCACATCCACCAGAAGTCTTTCTCCTGCCCAGAGCCAGCCTGTGGGAAGTCTTTCAACTTTAAGAAACACCTGAAGGAGCACATGAAGCTGCACAGTG ACACCCGGGACTACATCTGTGAGTTCTGCGCCCGGTCTTTCCGCACTAGCAGCAACCTTGTCATCCACAGACGTATccacactggagaaaaacccCTGCA GTGTGAGATATGCGGGTTTACCTGCCGCCAGAAGGCTTCCCTGAACTGGCACCAGCGCAAGCATGCAGAGACGGTGGCTGCCTTGCGCTTCCCCTGTGAATTCTGCGGCAAGCGCTTTGAGAAGCCAGACAGTGTTGCAGCCCACCGTAGCAAAAGTCACCCAGCCCTGCTTCTAGCCCCTCAAGAGTCACCCAGTGGTCCCCTAGAGCCCTGTCCCAGCATCTCTGCCCCTGGGCCTCTGGGATCCAGCGAGGGGTCCAGGCCCTCTGCATCTCCTCAGGCTCCAACCCTGCTTCCTCAGCAATGA
- the ZNF692 gene encoding zinc finger protein 692 isoform X7 — protein sequence MASSPAVDVSCRRREKRRQLDARRSKCRIRLGGHMEQWCLLKERLGFSLHSQLAKFLLDRRECSLVPGLRGPGGQDGGLVWECSAGHTFSWGPSLSPTPSEAPKPASLPHTTRRSWCSEATSGQELADLESEHDERTQEARLPRRVGPPPETFPPPGEEEGEEEEDNDEDEEEMLSDASLWTYSSSPDDSEPDAPRLLPSPVTCTPKEGETPPAPAALSSPLAVPALSASSLSSRAPPPAEVRVQPQLSRTPQAAQQTEALASTGSQAQSAPTPAWDEDTAQIGPKRIRKAAKRELMPCDFPGCGRIFSNRQYLNHHKKYQHIHQKSFSCPEPACGKSFNFKKHLKEHMKLHSDTRDYICEFCARSFRTSSNLVIHRRIHTGEKPLQCEICGFTCRQKASLNWHQRKHAETVAALRFPCEFCGKRFEKPDSVAAHRSKSHPALLLAPQESPSGPLEPCPSISAPGPLGSSEGSRPSASPQAPTLLPQQ from the exons ATGGCTTCCTCCCCGGCGGTGGACGTGTCCTGCAGGCGGCGGGAGAAGCGGCGGCAGCTGGACGCGCGCCGCAGCAAGTGCCGCATCCGCCTGGGCGGCCACATGGAGCAGTGGTGCCTCCTCAAGGAGCGGCTGGGCTTCTCCCTGCACTCGCAGCTCGCCAAGTTCCTGTTGGACCG CCGAGAGTGCAGCCTGGTGCCCGGGCTTCGGGGGCCTGGCGGCCAAGATGGGGGGCTTGTGTGGGAGTGCTCAGCAGGCCATACCTTCTCCTGGGGACCCTCTTTGAGCCCTACACCTTCAGAGGCACCCAAGCCAGCCTCCCTTCCACATACTACTCGGAGAAGTTGGTGTTCCGAGGCCACGAGTGGGCAGGAGCTTGCAG ATTTGGAATCTGAGCATGATGAGAGGACTCAAGAGGCCAGGTTGCCCAG GAGGGTGGGACCCCCACCAGAGACCTTCCCACCTCCAGGAGAGGAAGAGGGTGAGGAAGAAGAGGAcaatgatgaggatgaagaggagATGCTCAGTGATGCCAGCTTATGGACCTACAGCTCCTCCCCAGATGA TAGTGAGCCTGATGCCCCCAGACTACTGCCTTCCCCTGTCACCTGCACACCTAAAGAGGGGGAGACACCACCAGCCCCTGCAGCACTCTCCAGTCCTCTTGCTGTGCCGGCCTTGTCAGCATCCTCATTGAGTTCCAGAGCTCCTCCACCTGCAGAAGTCAGGGTGCAGCCACAGCTCAGCAGGACCCCTCAAGCGGCCCAGCAGACTGAGGCCCTGGCCAG CACTGGGAGTCAGGCCCAGTCTGCTCCAACCCCGGCCTGGGATGAGGACACTGCACAAATTGGCCCCAAGAGAATTAG GAAAGCTGCCAAAAGAGAGCTGATGCCTTGTGACTTCCCTGGCTGTGGAAGGATCTTCTCCAACCGGCAGTATTTGAAT CACCACAAAAAGTACCAGCACATCCACCAGAAGTCTTTCTCCTGCCCAGAGCCAGCCTGTGGGAAGTCTTTCAACTTTAAGAAACACCTGAAGGAGCACATGAAGCTGCACAGTG ACACCCGGGACTACATCTGTGAGTTCTGCGCCCGGTCTTTCCGCACTAGCAGCAACCTTGTCATCCACAGACGTATccacactggagaaaaacccCTGCA GTGTGAGATATGCGGGTTTACCTGCCGCCAGAAGGCTTCCCTGAACTGGCACCAGCGCAAGCATGCAGAGACGGTGGCTGCCTTGCGCTTCCCCTGTGAATTCTGCGGCAAGCGCTTTGAGAAGCCAGACAGTGTTGCAGCCCACCGTAGCAAAAGTCACCCAGCCCTGCTTCTAGCCCCTCAAGAGTCACCCAGTGGTCCCCTAGAGCCCTGTCCCAGCATCTCTGCCCCTGGGCCTCTGGGATCCAGCGAGGGGTCCAGGCCCTCTGCATCTCCTCAGGCTCCAACCCTGCTTCCTCAGCAATGA